A single genomic interval of Desulfovibrio desulfuricans harbors:
- a CDS encoding YkgJ family cysteine cluster protein, whose translation MSMQNTPFSSMPADSGGEPVCRRCGTCCLLGGPTLMLSDAALLVSGTLTLEALVCLRAGEWARDDSRKALRPLEGERLKIAGPGGRVHPWRCRYYREGAGCGIYEQRPAQCTALFCMDTGPLEALLAKGSHLGRYAALNALADGIPGFSTLSAASRALLPDLVSAHEEQVSVRAVLELADRLGFFPQQGQGLTVERYAEQGPLEGSEREAAVAELGEAARMDAAFRELCVERAGVPRAMLPFLFGRSVKDLLAEVGLKPVSGS comes from the coding sequence ATGAGTATGCAGAATACCCCTTTTTCATCCATGCCCGCGGATTCCGGCGGGGAGCCTGTGTGCAGGCGCTGCGGCACCTGTTGCCTGCTGGGCGGGCCGACCCTGATGCTGAGCGACGCCGCATTGCTGGTTTCCGGCACGTTGACCCTCGAAGCCCTGGTGTGCCTGCGCGCCGGGGAGTGGGCGCGGGATGACTCGCGCAAGGCATTGCGGCCGCTGGAAGGGGAACGTCTCAAGATTGCCGGGCCCGGCGGCAGGGTGCACCCCTGGCGCTGCCGTTATTACCGCGAAGGCGCGGGCTGCGGCATCTATGAACAGCGCCCGGCCCAGTGCACGGCCCTGTTCTGCATGGACACCGGGCCGCTGGAGGCCCTGCTTGCCAAGGGTTCGCACCTTGGGCGGTATGCGGCTCTGAACGCGCTGGCCGACGGGATCCCCGGATTTTCAACTCTGAGTGCTGCCAGCAGGGCCTTGCTGCCTGACCTTGTGAGCGCGCATGAAGAGCAGGTTTCTGTGCGGGCGGTGCTTGAACTGGCCGACAGACTGGGATTTTTTCCGCAGCAGGGGCAAGGCCTGACGGTGGAGCGTTATGCGGAGCAAGGCCCGCTGGAGGGCAGCGAGCGGGAAGCCGCCGTGGCGGAACTGGGCGAAGCCGCCCGCATGGACGCGGCCTTTCGCGAGCTTTGCGTGGAGCGCGCTGGCGTACCCCGCGCCATGCTGCCCTTTTTGTTCGGCAGGTCGGTCAAGGATCTGCTGGCAGAGGTTGGCCTCAAGCCTGTTTCGGGCAGTTAG